One region of Micromonospora ureilytica genomic DNA includes:
- a CDS encoding ArsR/SmtB family transcription factor produces MSTAPPPTGDDLVRVLATLANPHRLRVVAALARERAYVSGLARQLGISRALLQVHLRKLAAAGLVTARLELSEDGKAMNYYEVEPFVLTLTPAVIAAAVETLTVPDSGEQPGAQR; encoded by the coding sequence ATGAGCACCGCTCCGCCGCCGACCGGCGACGACCTGGTCCGGGTGCTGGCCACCCTGGCCAACCCGCACCGGCTGCGGGTCGTCGCCGCGTTGGCCCGCGAGCGTGCGTACGTCAGCGGGCTGGCCCGGCAACTGGGCATCAGCCGGGCGCTGTTGCAGGTCCACCTACGGAAGCTGGCGGCGGCCGGGCTGGTCACCGCCCGCCTGGAGTTGTCGGAGGACGGGAAGGCCATGAACTACTACGAGGTGGAGCCGTTCGTGCTCACACTCACCCCCGCAGTCATCGCGGCGGCGGTCGAGACGCTTACCGTGCCCGACTCGGGCGAGCAGCCGGGGGCACAGCGATGA
- a CDS encoding CsbD family protein has protein sequence MGIDDKINNATEDATGKLKEGAGRATGNEQLEAEGRADQSTSKLKQAGEKIKDAFKS, from the coding sequence ATGGGTATCGACGACAAGATCAACAACGCCACCGAGGACGCGACCGGCAAGCTGAAGGAAGGCGCCGGTCGGGCCACCGGCAACGAGCAGCTGGAGGCGGAGGGTCGCGCTGACCAGTCCACCTCCAAGCTCAAGCAGGCGGGCGAGAAGATCAAGGACGCCTTCAAGAGCTGA
- a CDS encoding heavy metal translocating P-type ATPase — MTTTSRPLPEAPNRIELAIGGMTCAACAARIEKKLNRMDGVSATVNYATEKATVRYADGVTPDDLIGTVQKTGYTAALPAPPSAEPPVDPLRGPRTRLWVSVALSVPVVLLAMVPAWQFDYWQWLSLTLAAPVVVWGGLPFHRAAWTNLRHGAATMDTLVSLGTLAAFGWSLWALFLGDAGMPGMTHPFRFDITRTDGAGNIYLEAAAGVTVFILAGRYFEARSKRTAGAALRALLDLGAKDVAVLRDGVETLIPVDRLVVGDRFVVRPGEKIATDGVVDEGTSAVDASMLTGESVPVEVAPGDGVVGATINAGGRLIVTATRVGADTQLARMADLVEQAQSGKAAVQRLADRISGVFVPIVITLAVGTLGWWLGTGAGPTAAFTAAVAVLIIACPCALGLATPTALLVGTGRGAQLGVLIKGPEVLESTRRVDTVVLDKTGTVTTGRMTLVDVVPASGVDRAELLRLAGAVEAASEHPIARAVAAAASDEGALPPVTAFGNLEGLGVTGTVDGRTVLVGRVRLLREHEIDVPPEVEWAVRDAEAAGRTAIVAGWDGRARGVLAVADVVRPSSRAAVARLRGLGLSPVLLTGDNTTVARAVAAEVGIDEVIAEVLPAGKVDVIKRLQAEGRSVAMVGDGVNDAPALAQADLGLAMGTGTDVAIEAADLTLVRGDLDAAVDAIRLSRRTLGIIRGNLFWAFGYNVAALPLAAAGLLNPMIAGATMALSSVFVVANSLRLRRFRSAAADL, encoded by the coding sequence ATGACCACCACCAGCAGACCGCTGCCCGAGGCGCCGAACCGGATCGAACTGGCGATCGGCGGGATGACCTGCGCCGCGTGTGCCGCCCGGATCGAGAAGAAGCTCAACCGGATGGACGGGGTGAGCGCCACAGTCAACTACGCCACCGAGAAGGCGACAGTCCGGTACGCCGACGGCGTCACGCCGGACGACCTGATCGGGACCGTCCAGAAGACCGGTTACACGGCGGCGCTGCCGGCCCCGCCCAGCGCGGAACCCCCGGTGGACCCGTTGCGGGGCCCGCGTACCCGGCTCTGGGTCTCGGTGGCCCTGAGCGTGCCGGTGGTCCTGCTGGCCATGGTTCCGGCCTGGCAGTTCGACTACTGGCAGTGGCTGTCGCTGACCCTGGCCGCCCCGGTGGTGGTCTGGGGTGGGCTGCCGTTCCACCGGGCCGCCTGGACCAACCTGCGGCACGGCGCGGCCACCATGGACACGCTGGTCTCGCTCGGCACCCTGGCGGCGTTCGGCTGGTCGCTCTGGGCGCTCTTCCTCGGTGACGCGGGCATGCCCGGGATGACGCACCCGTTCCGCTTCGACATCACCCGCACCGACGGCGCCGGCAACATCTACCTGGAGGCGGCCGCCGGGGTGACCGTGTTCATCCTGGCCGGTCGCTACTTCGAGGCGCGGTCCAAGCGCACCGCCGGCGCCGCCCTGCGTGCCCTGCTCGACCTCGGCGCCAAGGACGTGGCGGTGCTGCGCGACGGCGTGGAGACCCTGATCCCGGTGGACCGGCTGGTCGTCGGTGACCGGTTCGTGGTCCGCCCCGGGGAGAAGATCGCCACCGACGGGGTGGTGGACGAGGGCACCTCCGCGGTCGACGCCAGCATGCTCACCGGCGAGTCGGTGCCGGTCGAGGTCGCCCCGGGTGACGGCGTGGTCGGCGCCACGATCAACGCGGGTGGGCGGCTGATCGTCACCGCCACCCGGGTCGGCGCGGACACCCAGCTCGCCCGGATGGCCGACCTGGTGGAGCAGGCGCAGAGCGGCAAGGCAGCCGTGCAGCGGCTGGCGGACCGGATCTCCGGGGTCTTCGTGCCGATCGTCATCACCCTCGCCGTCGGCACGCTCGGCTGGTGGCTCGGCACCGGGGCCGGCCCGACCGCCGCGTTCACCGCCGCCGTGGCCGTGCTGATCATCGCCTGTCCGTGCGCGCTCGGCCTGGCCACACCGACCGCGCTGCTGGTCGGCACCGGTCGGGGCGCCCAGCTCGGCGTGCTGATCAAGGGCCCGGAGGTGCTGGAGTCGACCCGCCGGGTGGACACTGTGGTGCTCGACAAGACCGGCACCGTGACGACCGGCCGGATGACACTGGTGGACGTGGTGCCGGCCAGCGGTGTGGACCGGGCCGAGCTGCTGCGGCTCGCCGGGGCGGTGGAGGCCGCCTCCGAGCACCCGATCGCCCGTGCGGTCGCCGCCGCTGCCAGCGACGAGGGCGCGCTGCCCCCGGTGACCGCCTTCGGCAACCTCGAAGGGCTGGGTGTCACCGGCACTGTCGACGGGCGGACCGTGCTGGTCGGCCGGGTCCGGCTGCTGCGCGAGCACGAGATCGACGTACCGCCGGAGGTCGAGTGGGCCGTGCGCGACGCGGAGGCCGCCGGCCGTACGGCGATCGTCGCCGGCTGGGACGGACGGGCCCGCGGCGTGCTCGCGGTCGCCGACGTGGTCCGGCCGAGCAGCCGGGCGGCGGTGGCCCGGCTGCGCGGGCTGGGGCTGTCCCCGGTCCTGCTGACCGGGGACAACACCACAGTGGCTCGCGCGGTCGCCGCCGAGGTGGGCATCGACGAGGTGATCGCCGAGGTGCTGCCGGCCGGGAAGGTCGACGTGATCAAGCGGCTCCAGGCCGAGGGGCGGTCGGTGGCGATGGTCGGTGACGGGGTCAACGACGCCCCGGCGCTGGCCCAGGCCGACCTGGGGCTGGCCATGGGCACCGGCACCGACGTGGCGATCGAGGCGGCCGATCTCACCCTCGTCCGGGGTGACCTGGACGCCGCGGTGGACGCCATCCGGCTGTCCCGACGCACGCTCGGCATCATCCGGGGCAACCTGTTCTGGGCGTTCGGCTACAACGTGGCGGCCCTGCCGCTGGCCGCCGCGGGGCTGCTCAACCCGATGATCGCCGGTGCCACGATGGCGCTGTCCTCGGTCTTCGTGGTGGCCAACAGCCTGCGCCTGCGTCGCTTTCGCTCGGCCGCTGCCGATCTGTGA
- a CDS encoding heavy-metal-associated domain-containing protein — MVNTTYQVQGMTCGHCVSAVSAEVGAITGVREVQVDLAAGRVTVSSDQPLDTAVVRAAVDEAGYDLVDA; from the coding sequence ATGGTCAACACCACGTACCAGGTGCAGGGCATGACCTGTGGGCACTGCGTCAGCGCGGTGAGCGCCGAGGTCGGCGCCATCACGGGCGTGCGTGAGGTCCAGGTCGACCTCGCGGCCGGCCGGGTCACCGTCAGCAGCGACCAGCCGCTGGACACCGCGGTCGTCCGGGCCGCCGTCGACGAGGCCGGCTACGACCTCGTCGACGCGTGA
- a CDS encoding metal-sensitive transcriptional regulator, producing MTAPTPIRGYTASKDQLLARLRRVEGQVRGIEKMVDDDRYCIDVLTQISAIQAALDKVALGLLDGHARHCMHEGAAEGRADEMATEMMAAVGRLMKRG from the coding sequence ATGACCGCACCCACCCCGATCCGCGGATACACCGCCAGCAAGGACCAGCTGCTCGCGCGGCTCCGCCGCGTCGAGGGGCAGGTCCGGGGCATCGAGAAGATGGTCGACGACGACCGCTACTGCATCGACGTGCTCACCCAGATCTCCGCCATCCAGGCCGCCCTCGACAAGGTGGCCCTCGGGCTGCTCGACGGGCACGCCCGGCACTGCATGCACGAGGGCGCCGCCGAGGGCCGGGCCGACGAGATGGCCACCGAAATGATGGCGGCGGTCGGCCGGCTCATGAAGCGCGGCTGA